One region of Armatimonadota bacterium genomic DNA includes:
- a CDS encoding glycoside hydrolase family 99-like domain-containing protein, with protein MSYTKASYPLFFPAFPHLFLITTMACIGLLAHHASYATEVKPMIGVYYFPGWYRAAKNPSGETSEWRSAIMKAAVPRPLCGFYNDADPRLWKYYITWMSSHGIDFIAFDWYYNAGQEFLYESLDRGFLQAKNAKDIKFCIHWCNHGGGWWLKPLDQTKPAILEMTDLLCARYFHRPNYLKINGCPVFMIYDIRQLLSFGGPDVLKDTLAAMRKRAKENGFKGLYLVALYHGSSREYMSMLKEIGFDAFTAYTYSWMRPPSVVWNTEAVPYPDLAVMLSDCFYEQVKKDSMKAGIPYWPATFPGWDDRPRRGLENAFMNVGSTPKAFEIMFRGALKQINPASPVVMIEAWNEWGEGACIEPSKEHGFGFLKVLANVLGKRSPNESLPTAQEIESWSVLTPDELKVAKENELKPWPSKKPKLARRGRSFDVPEVKMPYIIDFATGGITMEDVWLDNISAIERTPEGTIFEAKGSDPKIVLPEMRIPTHQIKHITIEGKIISNTTDIEQRDMEIYWSTGLMPEFCGFASANVSWPTKGYPTVDISEIVCWGKTGTPLLRLRIDPCANAGAGVRFLIRRVIISGDLH; from the coding sequence GTGAGTTACACAAAAGCATCCTATCCTTTATTTTTCCCTGCTTTTCCCCACCTATTCCTGATAACCACAATGGCTTGCATTGGGCTGCTAGCCCACCATGCTTCTTATGCAACGGAGGTCAAGCCGATGATTGGAGTCTACTACTTTCCAGGCTGGTATCGTGCCGCCAAGAATCCATCAGGCGAAACAAGCGAATGGCGGTCAGCAATTATGAAGGCCGCCGTTCCACGACCGCTATGTGGATTCTATAACGATGCAGACCCTCGGCTATGGAAGTACTACATTACCTGGATGTCCTCCCACGGAATAGATTTTATTGCTTTCGATTGGTATTACAACGCCGGCCAGGAATTCCTCTACGAATCACTGGACCGCGGGTTCCTGCAAGCCAAGAATGCAAAAGACATCAAGTTTTGCATTCACTGGTGCAATCACGGCGGTGGATGGTGGCTTAAGCCGCTTGACCAAACAAAGCCTGCTATTCTCGAGATGACAGACCTCTTATGTGCAAGATACTTCCATCGCCCGAACTACTTGAAAATAAACGGATGCCCAGTATTCATGATATATGACATACGCCAGCTTCTTAGCTTTGGCGGCCCTGATGTTCTCAAGGATACGCTGGCCGCAATGAGGAAACGCGCAAAAGAAAATGGCTTCAAGGGCCTCTACCTTGTAGCGCTATACCATGGTAGCTCCCGCGAATATATGTCCATGTTAAAAGAAATAGGCTTTGACGCTTTCACCGCCTACACGTACTCATGGATGCGCCCTCCAAGCGTAGTATGGAATACTGAAGCTGTGCCTTATCCTGACCTTGCTGTGATGCTTTCCGATTGCTTTTACGAGCAGGTCAAAAAAGATAGCATGAAGGCAGGCATTCCATATTGGCCAGCGACGTTCCCAGGATGGGATGACCGTCCGCGCCGTGGTTTAGAAAATGCCTTCATGAACGTCGGAAGCACGCCTAAAGCATTTGAAATAATGTTCAGGGGCGCACTCAAGCAAATCAATCCAGCATCTCCAGTCGTGATGATTGAGGCTTGGAATGAATGGGGCGAGGGCGCTTGTATCGAGCCATCGAAGGAACATGGCTTCGGATTCCTCAAGGTTTTGGCAAATGTGCTTGGCAAACGGTCGCCTAACGAGTCACTTCCAACTGCACAGGAGATTGAATCGTGGAGCGTGCTCACGCCCGATGAGCTGAAGGTTGCCAAGGAAAACGAGCTAAAGCCGTGGCCCAGCAAAAAACCGAAATTGGCGCGGCGTGGGAGGAGTTTTGACGTACCCGAAGTAAAAATGCCGTATATTATAGACTTTGCCACCGGCGGCATAACAATGGAGGATGTTTGGCTCGATAACATATCTGCCATAGAAAGGACACCTGAAGGAACTATATTCGAAGCGAAGGGCAGCGACCCAAAGATTGTACTTCCTGAGATGCGAATTCCAACGCACCAGATAAAGCACATCACTATAGAAGGGAAGATAATAAGCAATACAACCGATATCGAGCAACGCGATATGGAGATTTACTGGTCTACTGGCCTAATGCCAGAGTTCTGTGGGTTCGCTTCTGCTAATGTTTCTTGGCCAACAAAAGGATACCCAACGGTTGACATATCAGAGATAGTCTGCTGGGGGAAAACGGGCACACCTCTACTTAGGCTAAGAATCGATCCTTGTGCCAACGCAGGTGCTGGCGTTCGTTTTCTTATCCGCAGAGTGATTATTTCAGGAGATTTACATTAA
- a CDS encoding GNAT family N-acetyltransferase, with amino-acid sequence MADMLVHLLNLPDDREDMERLMAEGIIIRRARPLERSVVRRYVLSKWSEVWADEADTAFSSQPPTIFIATHEKKIIGFGCYEVTCRGFFGPTGVNEEYRGKGIGKVILIECLRAMREMGYAYAIIGGVGPVDFYSKCVGATLIPDSTPGIYTDMLQRDE; translated from the coding sequence ATGGCTGATATGCTCGTTCATCTTTTAAATCTACCCGACGACCGTGAAGACATGGAGCGACTCATGGCTGAGGGCATTATCATTAGACGTGCGCGCCCACTCGAACGCTCGGTTGTTCGTAGGTACGTGCTCAGCAAATGGTCTGAGGTCTGGGCAGACGAAGCCGACACCGCTTTTTCCTCTCAACCGCCTACAATTTTCATCGCCACTCACGAGAAAAAGATCATCGGCTTTGGCTGTTATGAAGTAACGTGCCGTGGGTTCTTTGGGCCAACTGGAGTGAATGAGGAATATAGGGGCAAGGGGATTGGCAAGGTTATCCTCATAGAGTGCCTGCGGGCGATGAGGGAAATGGGATATGCTTACGCCATAATAGGCGGTGTTGGGCCAGTGGATTTCTACTCAAAGTGCGTCGGTGCTACCTTAATCCCTGACAGTACACCTGGCATATACACTGATATGCTTCAGCGCGATGAATAA
- a CDS encoding CBS domain-containing protein has product MKVGELIRQNIPTATFDTTLEKAVSMLAESDISGIPVVDNDGKLAGIVTEHDVMKLVLPAYEIVKPDESSKMDYDFLMAARAEQVRNKPVSSFMTKDVVAIGEDYPLISAISIMLMKRLKVLPVTREGAPIGIITRIDLAQAVLRLKDEKLQ; this is encoded by the coding sequence ATGAAAGTAGGAGAATTGATAAGACAAAATATACCAACCGCAACATTCGACACCACTCTCGAAAAGGCAGTTTCAATGCTTGCCGAGTCGGACATCAGCGGCATCCCAGTTGTAGATAATGACGGCAAACTTGCAGGCATTGTTACCGAACATGACGTTATGAAACTGGTACTACCCGCATATGAAATAGTAAAGCCCGACGAATCTAGCAAAATGGACTATGATTTTTTAATGGCAGCGCGGGCTGAACAGGTGCGAAATAAACCTGTTTCTTCTTTTATGACGAAGGACGTCGTAGCGATAGGTGAAGATTATCCGCTTATTTCCGCAATTTCAATAATGCTGATGAAAAGGCTCAAAGTGCTCCCGGTCACCCGCGAGGGGGCGCCGATCGGCATAATTACTCGAATTGACCTTGCGCAGGCGGTTTTGCGCTTAAAAGACGAAAAACTGCAATAA
- a CDS encoding 50S ribosomal protein L25/general stress protein Ctc → MTRLQLSARSRQSLLKSYTKKLRREGKIPATVYGKDFEPKAIEIESEEFEQILKSPGGRLALIDLKVDGKTSKAHPVLIQEIQRNPITKKIIHVDFHRVSLNEPVHASVPLVLVGEAPGQKQGGILEQFVRELEVKALPDHIPPHIDVDVSKLELGESVHVGDLVVPEDIEVLGPPSDIVVATVRMPAVRVEEVAPAPEVAEEAPAAPTEESSEKAKES, encoded by the coding sequence ATGACCAGGCTACAACTCTCTGCACGGAGTAGGCAGAGCCTATTGAAAAGCTACACGAAAAAGCTCCGGCGTGAGGGCAAGATACCTGCTACAGTATATGGCAAGGATTTTGAACCGAAGGCGATAGAGATAGAGAGCGAGGAATTTGAGCAAATTCTCAAATCGCCAGGTGGGCGGCTTGCATTAATAGACCTAAAAGTTGATGGCAAAACATCAAAAGCTCACCCTGTGCTAATTCAAGAAATTCAGAGGAATCCAATTACGAAGAAAATAATCCATGTTGACTTTCACAGAGTTTCCCTAAACGAGCCAGTGCATGCATCAGTACCGCTCGTGCTGGTTGGGGAGGCGCCCGGACAGAAGCAAGGTGGGATTCTTGAGCAATTCGTACGTGAGCTCGAAGTTAAGGCGTTACCTGACCATATACCACCGCACATTGATGTAGACGTCTCAAAGCTTGAGCTGGGCGAATCGGTGCACGTGGGCGACCTAGTAGTGCCGGAAGACATTGAAGTGCTAGGGCCACCTTCGGATATCGTTGTTGCCACAGTGAGAATGCCGGCCGTGAGGGTTGAAGAGGTGGCGCCCGCTCCCGAAGTTGCCGAGGAAGCTCCAGCGGCTCCAACCGAGGAATCATCGGAAAAGGCAAAGGAGTCCTAA
- the galT gene encoding galactose-1-phosphate uridylyltransferase codes for MPQLRKNPVTREWVIIATERSKRPSDFSQAENTSQRPAFSATCPFCPGNEEMTPPEVLAFRPPGSPPNSPGWWVRVVSNKFPALAIEGDLDRGGVGMYDFMNAVGAHEVIIETPEHDKCMATISSRQAQEVWWACHQRILDLRKDPRFKYILIFRNHGKVAGASLEHPHSQLIALPMVPMEVKQEIVGAERYYDYHDRCIFCDMIRQELNFGQRVIVETEDFIAFEPFAPKFPFETWIMPKRHYKSFAESQEIIPAFADVVQRALQMIGKCLNYPPYNYTLHTAPFDAEKDHTFHWHLEIAPRLTIAAGFEMGTGIYINVTAPEDAAKHLRDAAKQPDNTGGKSDTEKDKAEVCVH; via the coding sequence ATGCCGCAGTTGAGAAAAAACCCGGTAACGAGGGAATGGGTGATCATAGCCACCGAGCGTAGCAAGAGACCATCCGATTTTTCCCAAGCCGAGAATACCTCACAAAGACCGGCATTCAGCGCCACTTGCCCGTTTTGTCCAGGGAATGAGGAAATGACTCCGCCTGAGGTGCTGGCTTTCCGTCCTCCGGGAAGTCCACCTAACAGCCCAGGTTGGTGGGTAAGGGTGGTATCTAACAAATTCCCTGCACTGGCTATTGAGGGAGACCTCGACCGGGGTGGCGTTGGGATGTATGATTTCATGAATGCGGTAGGGGCACATGAGGTAATCATTGAGACTCCGGAGCACGACAAGTGCATGGCTACCATATCATCTCGCCAAGCGCAGGAAGTATGGTGGGCTTGCCACCAGAGAATACTTGACTTGAGGAAAGATCCTAGATTCAAGTATATCCTAATATTCCGCAATCATGGGAAGGTAGCCGGCGCATCCCTCGAACATCCTCATTCCCAGCTGATTGCCCTGCCCATGGTTCCGATGGAAGTGAAACAAGAAATTGTTGGCGCCGAAAGATACTATGATTATCATGACCGATGCATTTTTTGCGACATGATTCGCCAGGAACTTAACTTTGGTCAAAGAGTGATTGTGGAGACAGAGGACTTCATTGCATTTGAGCCGTTTGCGCCAAAATTCCCGTTTGAAACCTGGATCATGCCGAAGAGGCACTATAAGTCATTTGCCGAGAGCCAAGAGATAATTCCTGCATTCGCAGATGTAGTCCAGAGAGCACTGCAAATGATAGGAAAGTGCCTGAACTATCCGCCATACAACTATACTCTGCACACGGCACCATTTGATGCCGAAAAAGATCACACTTTCCATTGGCATCTTGAGATAGCCCCCAGGCTCACCATCGCAGCAGGCTTTGAGATGGGGACGGGCATATACATAAACGTAACGGCACCTGAGGATGCTGCGAAGCACCTTAGAGATGCAGCAAAGCAGCCAGACAACACGGGCGGCAAATCCGATACTGAGAAGGATAAAGCCGAAGTTTGTGTCCACTGA